One Mangifera indica cultivar Alphonso chromosome 4, CATAS_Mindica_2.1, whole genome shotgun sequence genomic region harbors:
- the LOC123215135 gene encoding annexin D3: MTTLRVPDMVPTPEEDAQKLREALQGAPVSSPLAFLQGNGEEEKLLIRILGHRNATQRKQIREMYQQLYNENLIDRINSEIFGDFKDALIMWTYDPAERHAILAHKSLKKKFSVKRLQVIVEIACASSPYHLIAVRKAYCSLFDCSLEEDIVSIVPFALRKLLLGLVSSIRYDKELVDTELAKSEADVLHHVITSKRFDDDKVIHILSTRNFYQLRLTFECYRNKHANSIEQDIKNGGKGDMVSLLKMVILCIDHPEMHFAEVIRDSILGLGTDEKALSRVIVTRAEIDMKNVKEVYPHIYKCTVEDDVVGDTSGSYKDFLLTLTGDKY; the protein is encoded by the exons ATGACAACTCTAAGAGTGCCAGATATGGTTCCTACTCCTGAAGAGGACGCTCAGAAACTCAGGGAAGCTCTCCAAGGTGCCCCTGTTTCTTCTCCACTTGCTTTCTTGCAAG gaaatggagaggaagagaAGTTGTTGATAAGGATATTAGGACATAGAAATGCAACCCAAAGGAAGCAGATCAGGGAAATGTATCAGCAGCTTTACAATGAAAATCTCATTGATCGTATCAACTCTGAAATCTTTGGTGATTTTAAA GATGCATTGATTATGTGGACATATGATCCTGCAGAAAGGCATGCAATACTAGCACACAaatcattgaagaaaaaattcagTGTTAAACGCCTACAAGTGATAGTTGAGATAGCCTGTGCCTCGTCCCCTTACCATCTCATCGCAGTGAGGAAGGCATATTGTTCTCTCTTTGATTGCTCACTTGAAGAAGATATTGTGTCCATAGTTCCTTTCGCCCTGAGAAAG CTTCTACTGGGTCTAGTGAGCTCCATCAGGTATGATAAGGAACTGGTGGACACAGAATTAGCCAAATCAGAAGCAGATGTGTTACATCACGTCATCACATCAAAGCGATTCGATGATGATAAAGTTATTCATATACTTAGCACGAGGAACTTCTATCAGCTTAGATTAACTTTTGAGTGCTACAGAAACAAACATGCTAATTCTATTGAGCAG GATATCAAGAATGGTGGGAAGGGTGATATGGTATCTCTAttgaaaatggtcattttatgcATTGACCACCCAGAAATGCACTTTGCAGAG GTTATCAGAGATTCCATTCTGGGTCTTGGTACAGATGAGAAAGCTCTAAGCAGAGTAATTGTGACTAGAGCTGAAATTGACATGAAGAATGTCAAAGAAGTGTACCCTCACATATATAAATGCACTGTGGAAGATGATGTAGTTGGAGATACATCAGGAAGCTACAAGGACTTCTTACTCACATTGACTGGGGATAAATACTAA